A part of Streptomyces sp. NBC_01235 genomic DNA contains:
- a CDS encoding amylo-alpha-1,6-glucosidase yields MTDRHHLLVYGGTFAAVGDRGDISGVRGSGAASGSPEGLFVRDARHLSRWQLTVDGAVPETLAPVADGDTTRCVLVPRGGRNEPPSCTLFREQAVGDSSFVESLRIVSNRPVPTTVRLAVTADADFTDQFELRSDHRTYAKTGVVRRRQVLDDGVEFTYQRGEWRSRTTVTAEPAPDGIEETGTGARRLVWKLELEPHGSAELTLRVMARPHGEKRALRVPRSPAAVAGQLRAQEGEFMEGVAFPTGWPELAAACARGLADLAALQVQATGPDGEELRVPAAGAPWFLTLLGRDALLTSLFALPYRPRPAAATLLALAAGQATETGRDSVSQPGKIVHEVRHGELAHFGQVPFGRYYGSVDATPLFLILLGAYVEQTGDAATARRLEPNARAAVGWMLDHGGLASRGYLVYRADQGGLANQNWKDSPGAICSADGTRATGAVMAAGAQGYAYDALRRTAWVARTVWQDEKYAALLEQAAADLRDRFQRDFWMPDRSFPALALDGEGRQVDALASDAGHLLWSGLLDKEYGEAVGRRLLEPDFFSGWGVRTLAAGQPAYHPLSYHRGSVWPHDNALITLGLARYSLHDEARTVAHALVDAAAATGHRLPEVLAGYGRDTHAEPVPYPHACVRESRSAAAPLALLTAVGGA; encoded by the coding sequence ATGACGGACCGGCATCATCTGCTCGTGTACGGCGGGACGTTCGCGGCCGTGGGCGACCGCGGGGACATCAGCGGCGTACGGGGCTCCGGCGCGGCCTCCGGATCTCCGGAGGGTTTGTTCGTCCGGGACGCCCGGCATCTCAGCCGCTGGCAGCTGACGGTCGACGGCGCCGTACCGGAGACGCTCGCGCCGGTCGCGGACGGGGACACCACGCGGTGCGTGCTCGTGCCGCGCGGCGGTCGCAACGAGCCGCCGTCCTGCACGCTGTTCCGGGAACAGGCGGTCGGCGACAGCTCGTTCGTGGAGTCGCTGCGGATCGTCAGCAACCGCCCGGTGCCGACGACGGTCCGGCTCGCGGTCACCGCCGACGCCGACTTCACCGACCAGTTCGAACTCCGCTCCGACCACCGCACGTACGCGAAGACCGGAGTCGTCCGCCGCCGCCAGGTCCTGGACGACGGCGTGGAGTTCACCTACCAGCGCGGTGAGTGGAGGTCCCGCACGACGGTGACGGCCGAGCCCGCGCCGGACGGCATCGAGGAGACCGGCACCGGAGCCCGTCGGCTGGTGTGGAAGCTGGAGCTGGAGCCGCACGGCTCCGCTGAACTGACCCTGCGGGTGATGGCCCGGCCGCACGGCGAGAAGCGGGCCCTGCGGGTGCCCCGCTCCCCGGCCGCGGTGGCCGGACAACTCCGCGCGCAGGAGGGCGAGTTCATGGAGGGCGTGGCCTTCCCGACCGGCTGGCCCGAGCTGGCCGCCGCCTGCGCCCGCGGACTCGCGGACCTGGCCGCGCTCCAGGTCCAGGCGACGGGCCCGGACGGCGAGGAGCTGCGCGTCCCGGCGGCGGGCGCCCCCTGGTTCCTGACCCTGCTGGGCCGCGACGCCCTCCTCACCTCGCTGTTCGCCCTCCCCTACCGCCCGCGCCCGGCCGCCGCAACGCTGCTGGCGCTCGCCGCCGGGCAGGCGACCGAGACCGGCCGGGACTCGGTGTCCCAGCCCGGCAAGATCGTGCACGAGGTGCGGCACGGCGAACTGGCCCACTTCGGGCAGGTCCCGTTCGGCCGCTACTACGGGTCGGTGGACGCCACCCCGCTGTTCCTCATCCTCCTCGGCGCGTACGTCGAGCAGACCGGCGACGCGGCGACGGCCCGCCGTCTGGAGCCCAACGCCCGGGCGGCGGTCGGCTGGATGCTGGACCACGGCGGGCTCGCCTCTCGCGGCTACCTGGTCTACCGCGCCGACCAGGGCGGTCTCGCCAACCAGAACTGGAAGGACTCCCCCGGCGCCATCTGCTCCGCGGACGGCACCCGCGCGACCGGGGCGGTGATGGCGGCGGGGGCCCAGGGGTACGCGTACGACGCGCTGCGCCGTACGGCGTGGGTGGCGCGCACGGTGTGGCAGGACGAGAAGTACGCGGCCCTGCTGGAACAGGCCGCCGCCGACCTGCGGGACCGTTTCCAGCGGGACTTCTGGATGCCGGACCGCTCCTTCCCGGCGCTCGCGCTGGACGGCGAGGGCCGCCAGGTCGACGCGCTCGCCTCGGACGCCGGACATCTGCTCTGGTCGGGCCTGCTGGACAAGGAGTACGGCGAGGCCGTGGGCCGGCGTCTCCTCGAACCGGACTTCTTCTCCGGCTGGGGCGTGCGCACGCTGGCGGCCGGGCAGCCGGCCTACCACCCGCTCTCCTACCACCGCGGTTCGGTCTGGCCGCACGACAACGCGCTGATCACGCTGGGGCTCGCCCGCTACAGCCTGCACGACGAGGCCCGTACGGTCGCCCACGCGCTGGTCGACGCCGCGGCCGCGACCGGTCACCGGCTCCCCGAGGTCCTCGCGGGCTACGGCCGCGACACCCACGCTGAGCCGGTGCCGTACCCGCACGCGTGCGTACGGGAGTCGCGGTCGGCGGCGGCCCCGTTGGCGCTGCTCACGGCGGTCGGGGGCGCGTAA
- a CDS encoding CDP-alcohol phosphatidyltransferase — MRPRGIKARIAYRRGWRGRHPRAARVVWWAVTVLCVVLVLGALVLPNRLFALHVSRFLRLPGEAIVGAAVVLALPRRPRLALSALAGAALGALTVLNLLDMGFVEYLGRDFNLVLDWGLLDDAQSYVADSMGGTVALAAAIGVVLLVVLVMVLMALATVRLSGILVSDTRAATRGTLIAGTAWITCSVIGLQYAGAPVASDQVAHTVASEARRVRDTLRDEAAFGKVARSDTFGATPADQLVPDLRGKDMIFTFIESYGRSAIEDPGMAPGVDKTLDASTQALTKAGFHAKSGWLTSATYGGSSWLGHSTTLSGLWVDNQQRYRTVMASDHLSLTKAFQKTGAWDTVGVMPGVQKGWPEAKFYGLDKVYDAFQMGYQGPKFSWSTMPDQYALEAFQRLEHGRTDRDKPLMSEIILTSSHQPWAPIPKMVGWDDLGDGSVFDGIQKAGKQASEVIADGTKSKQEYGKSIQYSVTALTQWLERYATDDTVLVFLGDHQPIARVSGDNASRDVPISIVAKDPKVLDKIAAWNWTDGLKPAHDAPVWKMSSFRDKFLTAYGSTPHPSKG; from the coding sequence GTGCGGCCCCGTGGGATCAAGGCCCGGATCGCGTACCGGCGGGGTTGGCGGGGTCGGCATCCTCGGGCCGCTCGGGTGGTGTGGTGGGCGGTGACGGTCCTCTGCGTGGTGCTCGTGCTCGGGGCGCTGGTGCTGCCGAACCGTCTCTTCGCCCTCCACGTGAGCCGGTTCCTGCGGCTGCCCGGTGAGGCGATCGTCGGCGCGGCCGTGGTGCTGGCGCTGCCGCGTCGGCCCCGGTTGGCACTGTCGGCGCTGGCCGGCGCGGCGCTCGGGGCGCTGACCGTGCTGAACCTGCTCGACATGGGGTTCGTGGAGTACCTGGGCCGCGACTTCAACCTCGTCCTGGACTGGGGTCTGCTGGACGACGCGCAGTCGTACGTGGCGGACTCGATGGGCGGGACGGTCGCGCTCGCCGCGGCGATCGGCGTCGTCCTGCTCGTCGTCCTGGTCATGGTGCTCATGGCGCTGGCGACGGTCCGGCTGAGCGGCATCCTGGTGAGCGACACCCGGGCGGCGACCCGGGGCACGCTGATCGCGGGCACCGCCTGGATCACCTGCTCCGTGATCGGTCTGCAGTACGCCGGGGCGCCGGTCGCCTCCGACCAGGTCGCGCACACGGTCGCCTCCGAGGCCAGGCGGGTGCGGGACACCCTCCGGGACGAGGCCGCGTTCGGGAAGGTGGCTCGCAGCGACACGTTCGGGGCCACCCCGGCCGACCAGCTCGTGCCGGACCTGCGCGGCAAGGACATGATCTTCACGTTCATCGAGAGCTACGGCCGCAGTGCCATCGAGGACCCGGGCATGGCGCCGGGCGTCGACAAGACCCTCGACGCGAGCACACAGGCCCTGACGAAGGCCGGCTTCCACGCGAAGAGCGGCTGGCTGACCTCGGCGACGTACGGCGGCAGCAGCTGGCTCGGCCACTCCACCACACTGTCCGGGTTGTGGGTCGACAACCAGCAGCGCTACCGCACGGTGATGGCCAGCGACCACCTGTCGCTGACCAAGGCGTTCCAGAAGACCGGCGCCTGGGACACGGTCGGTGTCATGCCGGGCGTGCAGAAGGGCTGGCCGGAGGCGAAGTTCTACGGCCTGGACAAGGTCTACGACGCCTTCCAGATGGGCTACCAGGGACCGAAGTTCAGCTGGTCGACCATGCCGGACCAGTACGCCCTGGAGGCGTTCCAGCGGCTGGAGCACGGCCGCACGGACCGCGACAAGCCGCTGATGTCGGAGATCATCCTGACCTCCAGCCACCAGCCGTGGGCGCCGATACCGAAGATGGTCGGCTGGGACGACCTCGGCGACGGCTCGGTCTTCGACGGCATCCAGAAGGCCGGCAAGCAGGCGTCCGAGGTCATCGCCGACGGCACCAAGTCCAAGCAGGAGTACGGCAAGTCCATCCAGTACTCGGTGACCGCCCTCACCCAGTGGCTGGAGCGCTACGCCACCGACGACACCGTCCTGGTCTTCCTCGGCGACCACCAGCCCATAGCCCGGGTCAGCGGCGACAACGCCAGCCGGGACGTGCCGATCTCGATCGTCGCCAAGGACCCGAAGGTCCTCGACAAGATCGCCGCCTGGAACTGGACGGACGGTCTGAAGCCGGCCCACGACGCCCCGGTGTGGAAGATGAGCTCGTTCCGCGACAAGTTCCTGACGGCCTACGGGTCCACCCCGCACCCGTCGAAGGGCTGA
- a CDS encoding ROK family protein, producing MTGRPGRTGRAGSQASAGDLLELVRSGRATTRGALQQATGLSRATVGQRLERLFRAGWLREGAGGPVDSPLGGRPSITLEFDDAHAVVLAADLDTRHARAAVLTLTGEILAEHGGTLVIEDGPDAVLGDLGGWFAELLEKAGHRPDEVCGIGLAVPGPVDSETGRVVQPPIMPGWDGYDIRGRLARAFTERTGAPAVPVLVDNDANLMAYGEQRTAYPDCSAFVLVKVSTGIGAGVVVDGSIFRGVDGGAGDIGHIRVGAEALCRCGSYGCLAAVASGGAVARRLAESGIPASSGSDVRDLLGAGHPEAAALAREAGRRVGDVLATVVTLLNPGVLMIAGDLAGTAFLTGVRELLYQRALPRSTARLDVVTSRLGERAGLVGAGALVVEHLYAPERVEERLLALGV from the coding sequence ATGACCGGGCGTCCGGGACGGACCGGCAGGGCGGGCAGTCAGGCCAGCGCCGGAGATCTGCTCGAACTGGTGCGGAGCGGGCGGGCGACCACGCGCGGCGCCCTCCAGCAGGCCACCGGTCTCTCCCGGGCGACCGTGGGCCAGCGGCTGGAGCGTCTCTTCCGCGCGGGCTGGCTGCGCGAGGGCGCCGGCGGCCCGGTCGACTCCCCGCTCGGCGGCCGCCCCTCGATCACCCTGGAGTTCGACGACGCCCACGCGGTCGTCCTGGCCGCTGACCTGGACACCCGGCACGCGCGGGCGGCCGTGCTGACGCTGACCGGCGAGATCCTGGCCGAGCACGGCGGCACCCTGGTCATCGAGGACGGCCCGGACGCCGTCCTCGGCGACCTGGGCGGCTGGTTCGCCGAACTGCTGGAGAAGGCGGGCCACCGGCCGGACGAGGTCTGCGGCATCGGGCTCGCCGTCCCCGGCCCGGTCGACAGCGAGACCGGCCGGGTCGTCCAGCCGCCGATCATGCCCGGCTGGGACGGCTACGACATAAGGGGCCGCCTCGCGAGAGCGTTCACGGAACGCACCGGGGCGCCCGCGGTCCCGGTGCTCGTCGACAACGACGCGAACCTCATGGCGTACGGCGAACAGCGCACCGCATACCCCGACTGCTCGGCGTTCGTGCTGGTCAAGGTGTCCACGGGCATCGGTGCCGGCGTCGTGGTCGACGGCTCGATCTTCCGGGGCGTCGACGGCGGCGCCGGGGACATCGGGCACATCCGGGTGGGCGCGGAGGCGCTGTGCCGCTGCGGCTCCTACGGCTGTCTCGCGGCCGTCGCCAGCGGTGGCGCCGTGGCGCGGCGGCTCGCGGAGTCGGGCATACCGGCGTCCTCGGGCTCGGATGTGCGCGACCTGCTCGGCGCCGGGCACCCCGAGGCGGCGGCGCTGGCCCGGGAGGCGGGGCGCCGGGTCGGGGACGTACTGGCGACGGTCGTGACGCTGCTGAACCCGGGGGTCCTGATGATCGCCGGGGATCTGGCCGGAACCGCCTTCCTCACGGGCGTGCGTGAGCTGCTCTACCAGCGCGCGCTGCCCCGCTCCACGGCTCGTCTGGACGTCGTGACCTCGCGGCTGGGGGAGCGTGCGGGCCTGGTGGGAGCGGGTGCGCTGGTCGTGGAGCACCTGTACGCGCCGGAGCGGGTGGAGGAGCGGTTGCTGGCGCTGGGGGTGTGA
- a CDS encoding MGH1-like glycoside hydrolase domain-containing protein, translated as MDRTAQLIARPAEYAVAYDPAAPPYLEAPHLRALHAGAVDVLESNWTGTSTVPSRGLYPHQWSWDSAFVAIGLRHVSPRRAQTELETLLAAQWGDGRVPHIVFNPSVPLDAYFPSPDFWRSSTAGRAAGAPRTVQTSGIVQPPVHALAAWLVHRADPGLSRARGFLARVYPRLAAWHRYLLHRRDLGGGGLVSVVHPWEQGMDNAPSWDAPLARVTPAPARSFRRADLDHGAAEDRPTDLDYGRYVRLATEYRDGGYADGGGEFAVEDPSFNALLIASEHALARIAQELGAPGTARHARAERLTAALVERLWDPAEGMFFCRDVGAGRDARNIPDSRGARGARGARDARDGELIRERGVSGLVPLLLPGLPREVVTAVVRTLRGPHFGLGTTTRLVPSYDLLGEAFDPHRYWRGPAWFNTSWLLERGLRLHGGQADADALRGAVLDIAAGSDFAEYVDPYTGEACGATGFSWTAALTLDLLHRSEAIVLKGGDRG; from the coding sequence GTGGATCGCACCGCCCAGCTCATCGCCCGCCCGGCGGAGTACGCCGTTGCATACGATCCGGCGGCTCCGCCGTACCTCGAGGCTCCGCACCTCAGGGCGCTGCACGCCGGGGCGGTGGACGTGCTGGAGAGCAACTGGACAGGGACGTCGACGGTTCCCTCACGGGGTCTGTACCCGCACCAGTGGTCCTGGGACTCCGCCTTCGTCGCGATCGGGCTGCGGCACGTCTCGCCGCGCCGGGCACAGACGGAGCTGGAGACGCTGCTGGCCGCCCAGTGGGGTGACGGGCGTGTCCCGCACATCGTCTTCAACCCCTCCGTGCCGCTCGACGCGTACTTTCCGAGCCCCGACTTCTGGCGCTCCTCGACCGCGGGGCGCGCTGCGGGCGCCCCGCGCACCGTACAGACCTCCGGCATCGTGCAGCCACCGGTGCACGCGCTCGCGGCCTGGCTGGTGCACCGTGCCGACCCGGGGCTCTCCCGCGCGCGCGGCTTCCTCGCCCGGGTCTACCCGCGGCTGGCGGCCTGGCACCGGTATCTGCTGCACCGGCGGGACCTCGGCGGGGGCGGGCTCGTGTCGGTCGTCCACCCGTGGGAGCAGGGCATGGACAACGCGCCGAGCTGGGACGCGCCGCTCGCCCGGGTCACCCCGGCCCCGGCCCGCTCCTTCCGGCGCGCCGACCTCGACCACGGCGCGGCCGAGGACCGTCCGACGGACCTGGACTACGGGCGGTACGTACGGCTGGCCACGGAGTACCGGGACGGGGGCTATGCCGACGGCGGCGGGGAGTTCGCCGTCGAGGACCCCTCCTTCAACGCGCTGCTCATCGCCTCCGAACACGCCCTCGCGCGCATCGCGCAGGAGCTGGGCGCGCCGGGCACGGCCCGCCACGCGCGCGCGGAGCGGCTGACGGCGGCGCTCGTGGAGCGGCTGTGGGACCCGGCGGAGGGCATGTTCTTCTGCCGGGACGTCGGGGCCGGGAGGGATGCGCGGAACATCCCGGACTCGCGGGGCGCGCGAGGCGCGCGAGGCGCGCGGGACGCGCGGGACGGGGAGCTGATCCGCGAGCGCGGCGTCTCCGGTCTCGTCCCTCTCCTCCTGCCAGGGCTGCCGCGCGAGGTGGTGACGGCCGTCGTACGAACGTTGCGCGGCCCGCACTTCGGGCTCGGCACGACCACCCGCCTCGTCCCCAGCTACGACCTGCTCGGCGAGGCCTTCGACCCGCACCGCTACTGGCGCGGCCCGGCCTGGTTCAACACCAGCTGGCTGCTGGAGCGGGGCCTGCGACTGCACGGCGGTCAGGCCGACGCGGACGCCCTGCGCGGGGCCGTGCTGGACATCGCGGCCGGCTCGGACTTCGCGGAGTACGTCGACCCGTACACCGGCGAGGCCTGCGGCGCGACCGGCTTCAGCTGGACCGCCGCGCTCACGCTCGACCTGCTGCACCGAAGCGAAGCGATCGTTCTCAAGGGAGGGGACCGGGGATGA
- the dusB gene encoding tRNA dihydrouridine synthase DusB, whose protein sequence is MPTPVSPLQIGPHAVQPPVVLAPMAGITNAPFRTLCREFSGGKGLFVSEMITTRALVERNEKTMQLIHFDATEKPRSIQLYGVDPATVGKAVRMIAEEDLADHIDLNFGCPVPKVTRKGGGSALPYKRNLLRAILREAVSGAGDLPVTMKMRKGIDDDHITYLDAGRIAVEEGVTAIALHGRTAAQHYGGTADWEAIARLKEHVPEIPVLGNGDIWSAQDALRMVRETGCDGVVVGRGCLGRPWLFADLVAAFEGRTEAIARPSLREVADVMVRHATLLGEWIGDEARGVIDFRKHVAWYLKGFAVGSEMRKRLAITSSLAELRAGLDELDLEQPWPTGADGPRGRTSGNNRVVLPDGWLKDPYDCAGISEDAELDTSGG, encoded by the coding sequence ATGCCCACGCCCGTGTCCCCCTTGCAGATCGGCCCGCACGCCGTCCAGCCGCCCGTCGTCCTGGCCCCCATGGCCGGGATCACCAACGCGCCCTTCCGCACCCTGTGCAGGGAGTTCAGCGGCGGCAAGGGTCTCTTCGTCAGCGAGATGATCACGACCCGGGCGCTGGTCGAGCGCAACGAGAAGACCATGCAGCTGATCCACTTCGACGCGACCGAGAAGCCGCGCTCGATCCAGCTGTACGGCGTCGACCCGGCCACCGTCGGCAAGGCTGTCCGCATGATCGCGGAGGAGGACCTCGCCGACCACATCGACCTGAACTTCGGCTGCCCGGTCCCGAAGGTGACGAGGAAGGGCGGCGGCTCCGCCCTCCCCTACAAGCGCAACCTGCTGCGCGCCATCCTGCGCGAGGCGGTCAGCGGCGCCGGCGACCTCCCGGTGACGATGAAGATGCGCAAGGGCATCGACGACGACCACATCACCTACCTCGACGCCGGCCGGATCGCCGTCGAGGAGGGGGTCACCGCCATCGCGCTGCACGGCCGCACCGCCGCCCAGCACTACGGCGGCACCGCCGACTGGGAGGCCATCGCCCGCCTGAAGGAACACGTCCCGGAGATCCCCGTCCTCGGCAACGGCGACATCTGGTCGGCGCAGGACGCGCTGCGGATGGTGCGCGAGACCGGCTGCGACGGAGTGGTCGTCGGGCGCGGCTGCCTCGGCCGGCCGTGGCTGTTCGCCGACCTGGTGGCAGCCTTCGAAGGCCGTACGGAAGCCATCGCACGGCCCTCGTTGCGCGAGGTCGCCGACGTCATGGTCCGGCACGCCACCCTGCTTGGCGAGTGGATCGGCGACGAGGCGCGCGGGGTCATCGACTTCCGCAAGCACGTCGCCTGGTACCTGAAGGGCTTCGCGGTCGGGAGCGAGATGCGCAAGCGGCTGGCCATCACCTCCTCGTTGGCGGAACTCCGCGCAGGGCTGGACGAGTTGGACCTCGAGCAGCCCTGGCCCACCGGCGCCGACGGCCCCCGCGGCCGCACCTCCGGCAACAACCGGGTCGTCCTGCCGGACGGCTGGCTGAAGGACCCGTACGACTGCGCGGGCATCAGCGAGGACGCGGAACTGGACACCTCCGGCGGCTGA
- the ppdK gene encoding pyruvate, phosphate dikinase, which produces MSENKDPHVGHGVKFVYDFTEGNKDLKDLLGGKGANLAEMTNLGLPVPPGFTITTEACKVYLDSGEEPTALRDEVSAHLDALEERMGKKLGQPDNPLLVSVRSGAKFSMPGMMDTVLNIGLSDKSVQGLAKQAGDDRFAWDSYRRLIQMFGKTVLGVDGELFEDALEAAKTAKKVTVDTELEAADLKKLVTRFKKIVKTEAGRDFPQDPREQMDLAIKAVFDSWNGDRAKLYRRQERIPGDLGTAVNICSMVFGNLGPDSGTGVAFTRDPASGHQGVYGDYLQNAQGEDVVAGIRNTVPLAELERIDKKSYDQLMQIMETLENHYKDLCDIEFTIERGQLWMLQTRVGKRTAGAAFRIATQLVDQGLIDETEALQRVNGAQLAQLMFPRFDEHAKTEQVGRGIAASPGAAVGKAVFDSYTAVKWSRSGEKVILVRRETNPDDLDGMIAAEGILTSRGGKTSHAAVVARGMGKTCVCGAEEIEVDTKRRRMTVPGGHVVEEGDVISIDGSSGKVYLGEVPVVPSPVVEYFEGRMHAGADDADELVEAVHRIMAFADRKRRLRVRANADNAEDALRARRFGAQGIGLCRTEHMFLGDRRELVERLILADTEEEREESLKQLLPLQKKDFVELFEAMDGLPVTVRLLDPPLHEFLPDITELSVRVALAESRQESHENDLRLLQAVHRLHEQNPMLGLRGVRLGLVIPGLFTMQVRAIAEAAAERKNAKGDPRAEIMIPLVGTVQELEIVREEADQVVAEVEAATGVELKLAIGTMIELPRAALTAGQIAEAAEFFSFGTNDLTQTVWGFSRDDVEASFFTAYLEKGIFGVSPFETIDRDGVGSLVKAAAEAGRRTRPDLKLGVCGEHGGDPESVHFFHEVGLDYVSCSPFRIPVARLEAGRAATQSAGSDHR; this is translated from the coding sequence GTGTCGGAAAACAAAGATCCCCACGTAGGCCACGGAGTGAAGTTCGTTTACGACTTCACCGAGGGCAACAAGGACCTCAAGGACCTCCTCGGTGGCAAGGGCGCCAACCTCGCCGAGATGACCAACCTGGGCCTTCCCGTCCCTCCGGGCTTCACCATCACCACCGAGGCCTGCAAGGTCTACCTCGACAGCGGCGAGGAGCCGACGGCACTGCGTGACGAGGTGAGTGCGCACCTCGACGCCCTGGAAGAGCGGATGGGCAAGAAGCTCGGCCAGCCGGACAACCCCCTGCTCGTCTCCGTCCGCTCGGGCGCGAAGTTCTCCATGCCCGGCATGATGGACACCGTCCTGAACATCGGCCTCTCCGACAAGTCGGTCCAGGGCCTGGCCAAGCAGGCCGGCGACGACCGCTTCGCGTGGGACTCCTACCGCCGCCTGATCCAGATGTTCGGCAAGACCGTCCTCGGCGTCGACGGCGAGCTCTTCGAGGACGCCCTGGAAGCGGCGAAGACGGCGAAGAAGGTCACCGTCGACACCGAGCTGGAGGCGGCGGACCTGAAGAAGCTGGTCACCCGCTTCAAGAAGATCGTCAAGACCGAGGCAGGCCGGGACTTCCCGCAGGACCCGCGCGAGCAGATGGACCTCGCCATCAAGGCGGTCTTCGACTCCTGGAACGGCGACCGCGCCAAGCTGTACCGCCGCCAGGAGCGCATCCCGGGTGACCTGGGCACGGCCGTCAACATCTGCTCGATGGTCTTCGGCAACCTCGGCCCCGACTCGGGCACGGGCGTGGCCTTCACCCGTGACCCCGCCTCCGGCCACCAGGGCGTCTACGGCGACTACCTGCAGAACGCCCAGGGCGAGGACGTGGTCGCGGGCATCCGCAACACGGTCCCGCTCGCGGAGCTGGAGCGGATCGACAAGAAGTCGTACGACCAGCTGATGCAGATCATGGAGACGCTGGAGAACCACTACAAGGACCTCTGCGACATCGAGTTCACGATCGAGCGCGGTCAGCTGTGGATGCTCCAGACGCGCGTCGGCAAGCGCACGGCGGGCGCGGCCTTCCGTATCGCCACCCAGCTCGTCGACCAGGGCCTGATCGACGAGACGGAAGCCCTCCAGCGCGTCAACGGCGCCCAGCTCGCCCAGCTGATGTTCCCGCGCTTCGACGAGCACGCGAAGACCGAGCAGGTCGGCCGGGGCATCGCGGCCTCGCCGGGCGCGGCGGTCGGCAAGGCGGTGTTCGACTCGTACACGGCCGTGAAGTGGTCGCGCTCGGGCGAGAAGGTCATCCTGGTCCGCCGTGAGACCAACCCCGACGACCTCGACGGCATGATCGCGGCCGAGGGCATCCTGACCAGCCGGGGCGGCAAGACCTCCCACGCGGCCGTGGTCGCGCGCGGCATGGGCAAGACCTGTGTCTGCGGCGCGGAGGAGATCGAGGTCGACACCAAGCGCCGCCGGATGACGGTGCCGGGCGGCCATGTGGTGGAGGAGGGCGACGTCATCTCCATCGACGGGTCGAGCGGCAAGGTCTACCTGGGCGAGGTCCCGGTGGTGCCGAGCCCCGTCGTGGAGTACTTCGAGGGCCGGATGCACGCGGGCGCCGACGACGCCGACGAGCTGGTCGAGGCCGTCCACCGCATCATGGCCTTCGCCGACCGCAAGCGCCGTCTGCGCGTCCGCGCCAACGCGGACAACGCCGAGGACGCGCTGCGCGCCCGGCGCTTCGGGGCCCAGGGCATCGGCCTGTGCCGCACGGAGCACATGTTCCTCGGCGACCGGCGTGAGCTGGTGGAGCGCCTGATCCTCGCGGACACGGAGGAAGAGCGCGAGGAGTCGCTGAAGCAGCTCCTGCCGCTCCAGAAGAAGGACTTCGTCGAACTCTTCGAGGCGATGGACGGCCTCCCGGTGACGGTCCGTCTCCTGGACCCGCCGCTGCACGAGTTCCTGCCCGACATCACCGAGCTGTCGGTGCGGGTGGCGCTGGCGGAGTCCCGTCAGGAGTCCCACGAGAACGACCTGCGCCTGCTCCAGGCGGTCCACCGCCTGCACGAGCAGAACCCGATGCTGGGCCTGCGCGGCGTGCGCCTGGGCCTCGTCATCCCGGGCCTGTTCACGATGCAGGTCCGGGCCATCGCCGAGGCGGCGGCGGAGCGCAAGAACGCCAAGGGCGACCCGCGCGCCGAGATCATGATCCCGCTGGTCGGCACCGTCCAGGAGCTGGAGATCGTCCGCGAGGAGGCCGACCAGGTCGTCGCGGAGGTCGAGGCGGCGACGGGAGTCGAGTTGAAGCTGGCGATCGGCACGATGATCGAACTGCCGCGGGCGGCCCTCACCGCCGGCCAGATCGCGGAGGCGGCGGAGTTCTTCTCCTTCGGCACGAACGACCTCACCCAGACGGTGTGGGGCTTCAGCCGGGACGACGTGGAGGCGAGCTTCTTCACGGCGTACCTGGAGAAGGGCATCTTCGGCGTCAGCCCCTTCGAGACGATCGACAGGGACGGCGTCGGCTCGCTGGTCAAGGCGGCGGCCGAGGCGGGCCGCCGGACCCGCCCCGACCTGAAGCTCGGCGTCTGCGGCGAACACGGCGGCGACCCGGAGTCGGTGCACTTCTTCCACGAGGTGGGCCTGGACTACGTCTCCTGCTCCCCGTTCCGGATCCCGGTGGCCCGCCTCGAGGCGGGGCGGGCGGCCACCCAGTCGGCGGGGAGCGACCATCGCTGA